ACTAGTGCGGTAGTAGTAAATTAATAAAGGGAGAATAATAGTGATGACCTCGATCTGGTCGCCGGTGTTGATGACGATGGCGTTCTCGAGGGGCTGCACGTCGACCCAGCGGTCGTTGGGGAGCTGCGCCTGGAGGCCGCCGACGCGGTCGTCCTGGAACAGCAGGAtgaggccgccggcgtcggtgTGCGCGCGGAGGCCGTCGATGAGGTCCGGCCGCGGGCACGGCGGGTAGTGGCTGACCTTGGTGCCGTAGAAGGGCTCCAAGTCGCCGTCGTTGGTGAAGGCCTTCCTGATGTGCCCCTCCTCCAGCCCCAGCAGCTCCTCCATCACGCCCAGCAGCTTCTCCGCAAGTTTCCTCAGCTCCTTCCGGTACTCCATCATCGTCTCCCTGCGTCATCAGGAAAAGTTCAAGCAGGCATTCAAAGAAATTCAGCAAGACAAAGAGTCGTCATGGCAGCACTCACCTGAAGGCAGGAGGGTTGGAAGGCCATGGCAGGTCGTCCTGAAGGGTGAAGACGTCCTCCCAGTCCATGTTCTCGATCTTCCTCGGCGCGAGGCCCTCGCCTTCCTTCTCCACAAGGTCCGCCAGGGCCTTCACCGCAGGGTTGGAGTCCTTGAAGCCCTGCTCCCGCACCTTGTAGCAGTCGCTGCACACCTTCTTCACCCGCTCCAGGAGCTCATCAGGGAT
The genomic region above belongs to Panicum virgatum strain AP13 chromosome 8N, P.virgatum_v5, whole genome shotgun sequence and contains:
- the LOC120685694 gene encoding 1-aminocyclopropane-1-carboxylate oxidase-like yields the protein MAIPVIDFSKLEGPERAETMVAIAAGFEDVGFFQLVNTGIPDELLERVKKVCSDCYKVREQGFKDSNPAVKALADLVEKEGEGLAPRKIENMDWEDVFTLQDDLPWPSNPPAFRETMMEYRKELRKLAEKLLGVMEELLGLEEGHIRKAFTNDGDLEPFYGTKVSHYPPCPRPDLIDGLRAHTDAGGLILLFQDDRVGGLQAQLPNDRWVDVQPLENAIVINTGDQIEVLSNGRYKSAGHRILATRDGNRRSVASFYNPARLASIAPATPATGEGAADYPAFVFGDYMEVYVKQKFGPKEPRFAAMATATK